Proteins from a single region of Strix aluco isolate bStrAlu1 chromosome 5, bStrAlu1.hap1, whole genome shotgun sequence:
- the SNU13 gene encoding NHP2-like protein 1 isoform X1, which yields MSEAEVNPKAYPLADAQLTKTLLDLVQQSCNYKQLRKGANEATKTLNRGIAEFIVMAADAEPLEIILHLPLLCEDKNVPYVFVRSKQALGRACGVSRPVIACSITIKEGSQLKPQIQSVQQAIERLLV from the exons ATG agTGAGGCAGAAGTGAATCCCAAAGCTTACCCCCTGGCTGATGCACAGCTCACCAAAACGCTACTGGATCTTGTGCAGCAATCCTGCAACTATAAGCAGCTACGCAAGGGAGCCAATGAAG CCACCAAAACACTGAACCGAGGGATAGCAGAGTTCATTGTGATGGCAGCAGATGCGGAGCCCTTGGAGATCATCCTGCACCTCCCTCTTCTCTGCGAGGACAAGAATGTACCTTACGTGTTTGTGCGCTCCAAGCAAGCCCTGGGCCGGGCTTGTGGTGTTTCCCGGCCTGTCATCGCCTGCTCCATCACCATCAAGGAGGGATCACAGCTAAAGCCTCAGATCCAGTCTGTCCAGCAAGCTATAGAAAGACTGTTGGTCTAA